AAACTCCAAACCTAAATACTAACCTAAACCACTTTATGCGATATCGAATCGCTCCCCCTTAGTCCAGAGGTCATCGAATTTAGCCTTGAAACGCTTTGTATATGACTCATCATGAATTTGTGTCATACCAAGGCTTGTACCTGTATTGACCTGATCTTCAATATCAAGCGTGAGGGTCTTTGAATCAAAGATTACAAAATCATGCTTTGTTTCCAGAATTCTTATTTCCATGAATTTCTGAACATTACTTTTGATTGATTCATCTTCTATTGAATTAATAAGTTCTTTTATTGATGGTAACAGTTGAGAATGAGAATCCAGAATTTTAACATGAATGCCACGCTGTGCCAGATTTAAGTAAGCATTGCTGAATACTGACATTGAATCATCGTATTGTTCTGATACTCCTGGTTTATACTTACTGGGAGTAACAACACATATTTCATGCTCAATATTCTCAAAAAACGATTTTACTGTTTCTTTTAGTTCATTATCGTGGAACTTGTCGGGCCAGAATACTGTTTCAACATGCTTAGGAGAATCTTCATTTGAAAGTTGTTGTTCAATTTCAGCCAATGCTTCCCTGAGTAGTTTGAGCTCATTGAGTGCTTCTTCTTCTCTTAATTTATACATAGCTTGAAAAGCAATTTTCGTATCAACAGTCCTAAATTTACGTGGTCTTGAAGGTTTTATTTCCACAAGGCCATACTTGTTCAGATC
The sequence above is a segment of the uncultured Methanolobus sp. genome. Coding sequences within it:
- a CDS encoding helix-turn-helix domain-containing protein, with the protein product MDEKLLANIGLNKYERTVYWTLLKKGELEASKLSQLSRVPIGKIYEVLSDLNKYGLVEIKPSRPRKFRTVDTKIAFQAMYKLREEEALNELKLLREALAEIEQQLSNEDSPKHVETVFWPDKFHDNELKETVKSFFENIEHEICVVTPSKYKPGVSEQYDDSMSVFSNAYLNLAQRGIHVKILDSHSQLLPSIKELINSIEDESIKSNVQKFMEIRILETKHDFVIFDSKTLTLDIEDQVNTGTSLGMTQIHDESYTKRFKAKFDDLWTKGERFDIA